One genomic window of Glycine soja cultivar W05 chromosome 9, ASM419377v2, whole genome shotgun sequence includes the following:
- the LOC114366849 gene encoding uncharacterized protein LOC114366849 translates to MDSRKSNEKTKSSTTSTVELPPPISASEALMVNALCVLLGLRLLDCEHCLLHRTRYSSFSHTLLHLDYRAPHYDPSIQSISSTKSKAMHGNSVFLNLSEIKQFYDFWGYSKVFVV, encoded by the exons ATGGATAGCCGGAAAAGCAACGAGAAAACGAAGTCGTCGACAACCTCAACTGTGGAATTGCCACCACCAATCTCAGCCTCAGAAGCCCTTATGGTCAATGCATTATGCGTTTTGCTTGGCCTTCGCCTTCTAGATTGCGAACACTGTCTACTCCATCGAACTCGTTACTCATCCTTCTCTCACACTCTTCTTCATCTGG ATTACAGAGCTCCCCATTATGACCCTTCTATACAGTCGATATCATCAACAAAATCGAAAGCAATGCACGGTAACAGCGTGTTCCTTAATTTATCCGAAATCAAGCAATTCTATGATTTCTGGGGTTATTCTAAAGTTTTTGTCGTGTGA